A window from Drosophila yakuba strain Tai18E2 chromosome 3L, Prin_Dyak_Tai18E2_2.1, whole genome shotgun sequence encodes these proteins:
- the LOC6532313 gene encoding uncharacterized protein LOC6532313, giving the protein MMSHTVRVFKMMYIVAGILISNAEICDTVDRIQIAPRVDLKPEFEHKYLTSGGNSPGSRSRTHSRQNSGSASGSEEGAPTKRRRVSVSGIAGGVVRGVTSQVSKRVGHRFVWLSDIRLILKQWRLLALSFNLWTIPNFVVQCLTSYMSKKLLINSDCDLIYK; this is encoded by the exons ATGATGTCACATACGGTGAG GGTCTTCAAGATGATGTACATTGTGGCGGGCATCCTCATCAGCAATGCGGAGATCTGCGACACAGTGGACCGCATCCAAATAGCGCCACGCGTCGACCTCAAGCCAGAGTTCGAGCACAAGTACCTGACCTCCGGAGGCAACAGCCCCGGCTCCCGATCCCGCACCCACTCTCGCCAAAACTCCGGCAGCGCATCCGGATCGGAGGAAGGAGCGCCCACCAAGAGGCGGCGAGTCAGCGTTTCCGGCATCGCTGGGGGCGTGGTCAGAGGCGTCACCAGCCAGGTCTCCAAGCGAGTGGGCCACCGCTTCGTCTGGCTATCGGACATCCGGCTCATCCTCAAGCAGTGGCGACTGCTGGCCCTCAGCTTCAACCTCTGGACCATTCCCAACTTCGTGGTCCAGTGCCTCACCAGCTACATGAGCAAGAAGCTGCTCATCAACAGCGACTGTGATTTGATCTACAAGTAG
- the LOC6532314 gene encoding tryptophan 5-hydroxylase 1: MSASGKSLLGLWLYRSGEQEWAVKQGSPLHQLKKDSTTSGPSSHPSLARHSSAPPEPPRLAIGGAGIGGQDNGRQHSPGERVSIIFTLRNQVGNLARALQVFQELGINVLHLELSPLEMGTNQADVLVDVECDPRRLDQVVKMLNREVASVNYTSVNTQGLARAPSLSACSSFDFGDMVWFPRKISDLDKAQNVLMYGSELDADHPGFKDPVYRKRREQFSAIANNFKHGNPIPRVQYTPEEVKTWGTVFLELHRLYVLHAVPEYMDNWPELEKYCGYREDNVPQLQDVSVYLKRKTGFQLRPVAGYLSPRDFLSGLAFRVFHCTQYIRHSSDPFYTPEPDCCHELLGHMPLLANSSFAQFSQEIGLASLGASDADIEKLATLYFFTVEFGLCKQADSTFKVYGAGLLSSVAELQHAITAENKIKKFDPEVTCQEECIITSYQNAYYYTDSFEEAKEQMRAFAESIQRPFGVRYNPYTMSVEVLSNAKKITAVVSELRGDLSIVCSALRKISATDENLDVDSIANMLHNSLNVRGGASGGGGSPCSPDNSDNSTAEGD; the protein is encoded by the exons ATGAGTGCTTCCGGAAAGAGTCTTCTGGGCCTGTGGCTCTACAGGAGCGGCGAACAGGAGTGGGCCGTCAAGCAGGGCAGTCCCTTGCACCAGCTGAAAAAGGATTCTACCACATCCGGTCCCTCCTCGCATCCGAGTCTCGCCAGGCACTCGTCCGCTCCGCCGGAGCCGCCAAGGCTGGCCATCGGGGGTGCTGGTATTGGTGGTCAGGATAATGGAAGACAGCATTCCCCTGGCGAACGCGTCTCCATCATTTTCACCCTGCGCAACCAGGTGGGAAACCTGGCCAGAGCCCTCCAGGTTTTCCAGGAGCTGGGCATCAATGTGCTGCATTTGGAGCTCTCGCCGCTGGAGATGGGCACCAACCAGGCCGATGTCCTCGTGGACGTGGAGTGCGATCCGCGCCGACTCGACCAGGTGGTCAAAATGCTCAACCGGGAGGTGGCCTCCGTGAACTACACTTCCGTGAACACCCAGGGTTTGGCCAGGGCGCCGTCGCTATCGGCGTGCTCCAGTTTTG ATTTCGGGGACATGGTGTGGTTTCCGCGAAAGATCTCCGATCTGGACAAGGCGCAGAATGTGCTCATGTACGGCTCGGAGTTGGATGCCGACCATCCGGGATTCAAGGACCCAGTTTATCGAAAGCGGCGGGAGCAGTTCTCTGCCATAGCCAACAACTTCAAGCA TGGCAACCCCATTCCTCGTGTGCAATACACACCTGAGGAGGTGAAAACCTG GGGCACCGTTTTCTTGGAGCTCCATCGCCTTTACGTGTTGCATGCCGTGCCCGAGTACATGGACAACTGGCCGGAGCTGGAGAAGTACTGTGGCTACCGCGAGGACAACGTGCCCCAGCTGCAGGATGTGAGTGTCTATCTCAAGCGCAAGACGGGTTTCCAGCTCCGACCCGTGGCGGGCTACCTCTCGCCAAGGGACTTCCTATCGGGACTCGCCTTTCGCGTGTTCCACTGCACCCAGTACATCCGGCACTCCTCGGATCCCTTCTACACGCCAGAGCC GGACTGTTGCCACGAGCTGCTGGGCCACATGCCCCTGCTGGCCAACTCCAGTTTTGCCCAGTTCTCGCAGGAGATTGGCCTGGCCTCCTTGGGTGCCAGCGACGCGGACATCGAGAAGTTGGCTACG CTGTACTTCTTCACTGTGGAGTTTGGGCTGTGCAAACAGGCGGACAGCACTTTTAAGGTTTATGGCGCCGGACTACTCAGTTCAGTGGCCGAGCTGCAGCATGCAATTACGGCGGAGAACAAGATTAAGAAGTTCGACCCGGAGGTGACGTGCCAGGAGGAGTGCATTATCACCTCCTACCAGAATGCGTACTACTACACCGACTCCTTCGAGGAGGCCAAGGAGCAGATGAG GGCCTTTGCCGAGAGCATCCAGCGGCCATTTGGAGTGCGCTACAACCCGTACACGATGAGTGTTGAGGTGCTGTCGAATGCCAAGAAGATCACGGCGGTGGTCAGCGAACTCAGGGGCGATCTCAGCATCGTCTGCTCGGCCCTGCGAAAGATCTCCGCCACGGACGAGAACCTGGATGTGGACAGCATCGCCAACATGCTCCACAACAGCCTCAATGTGAGAGGTGGCGCTTCCGGAGGAGGCGGAAGTCCGTGCAGCCCGGACAACTCGGACAACTCCACGGCGGAGGGAGACTAG
- the LOC6532315 gene encoding lysozyme X has protein sequence MRALLAICILALATPAVLCRTMDRCSLAREMSNLGVPRDQLAKWTCIAEHESSYRTGVVGPPNSDGSNDYGIFQINDLYWCQPPSGKFSHNGCGLSCSALLTYDITDSVRCAQKVLSQQGWSAWSTWHFCSGALPPIDDCFK, from the coding sequence ATGAGAGCTCTTCTGGCCATCTGTATCCTGGCACTGGCCACTCCAGCTGTCCTCTGTCGCACCATGGACCGTTGCTCGTTGGCCCGCGAGATGTCCAATCTGGGCGTTCCTCGTGACCAGTTGGCCAAGTGGACGTGCATTGCCGAGCATGAGAGCTCCTACCGCACCGGAGTGGTGGGTCCTCCCAACTCCGATGGATCCAACGACTATGGAATCTTCCAGATCAACGACCTCTACTGGTGCCAGCCGCCCAGTGGCAAGTTCTCCCACAACGGCTGCGGTCTGAGTTGCAGCGCCCTGTTGACCTATGACATCACTGACTCCGTGAGATGTGCCCAGAAGGTTCTCAGTCAGCAGGGATGGTCCGCCTGGTCCACCTGGCACTTCTGCAGTGGAGCCCTGCCCCCGATCGATGATTGCTTCAAGTAG
- the LOC6532316 gene encoding JNK-interacting protein 1 isoform X1: MADSEFEEFHRPIFEPHTIAGFGSGAGSKKNNPHAFYSLIPNDDLEDSHSSKSDGDGSDQEDGMGLVDHEPKMRQVEDDELGDGLKVTLSSDGSLDTNDSFNSHRHHPLNHQDAIGGFLGMDTSGLGGNSAPVTIGASTDLLAPNTAATRRRRKLPEIPKNKKSSILHLLGGSNFGSLADEFRNGGGGGGGVPPVVRGGQQRSFLSLKCGYLMDEDSSPDSERMQSLGDVDSGHSTAHSPNDFKSMSPQITSPVSQSPFPPPFGGVPFGQLEMLEATHRGLHKFVPRHHDEIELEIGDAIYVQKEAEDLWCEGVNLRTGRQGIFPSAYAVDLDYNEFDPTVQLVKKERYLLGYLGSVETLAHKGTGVVCQAVRKIVGEYGNSPTGQTCILEVSDQGLRMVDRSGPNQNKKDKKPCIDYFYSLKNVSFCAFHPRDHRFIGFITKHPTVQRFACHVFKGSESTRPVAEAVGRAFQRFYQKFIETAYPIEDIYIE; the protein is encoded by the exons ATGGCCGACAGCGAATTCGAGGAGTTCCACAGGCCCATATTTGAGCCACATACGATTGCTGGATTCGGTTCTGGAGCAGGCAGCAAGAAGAACAATCCCCATGCATTTTACTC TTTAATTCCCAACGATGACCTGGAGGACTCGCACTCCTCGAAGAGCGATGGCGACGGCTCCGATCAGGAGGATGGCATGGGTCTCGTGGATCACGAGCCCAAGATGCGTCAGGTGGAGGACGATGAGCTGGGCGACGGCCTGAAAGTCACTCTGTCCTCGGACGGCTCACTGGACACCAACGACTCTTTTAACTCGCACCGGCATCATCCGTTGAATCACCAGGACGCGATTGGTGGCTTCCTGGGCATGGACACCAGTGGATTGGGTGGCAACAGTGCTCCTGTGACCATTGGAGCCAGCACAGATCTGCTGGCACCCAACACAGCTGCCACACGACGTCGTCGCAAGTTGCCGGAGATACCGAAAAACAAGAAAT CTTCCATTCTGCATCTTCTAGGTGGCTCCAACTTTGGCTCCCTGGCGGATGAGTTCCGCaacggtggtggtggaggtggaggagtaCCGCCAGTAGTTCGCGGTGGACAACAGCGCTCATTTCTGTCCCTCAAGTGCGGCTACTTGATGGACGAGGACTCCAGTCCGGATTCGGAGAGGATGCAGAGTCTGGGCGACGTGGACAGTGGTCACAGCACGGCGCATTCGCCCAACGACTTCAAGAGCATGTCGCCGCAGATCACGTCTCCCGTTTCGCAGTCCCCTTTCCCGCCGCCCTTCGGGGGCGTGCCCTTTGGCCAGCTGGAGATGCTGGAGGCCACGCACCGCGGGCTGCACAAGTTTGTGCCGCGGCACCACGACGAGATCGAGCTGGAGATCGGCGACGCCATCTATGTGCAAAAGGAGGCCGAGGACCTGTGGTGCGAGGGCGTGAATCTCCGCACCGGAAGGCAGGGCATCTTCCCCTCGGCCTACGCCGTGGACCTGGACTACAACGAGTTCGATCCCACAGTGCAGCTGGTGAAGAAGGAGCGCTACCTGCTGGGCTACCTCGGATCCGTGGAGACGCTGGCGCACAAGGGCACGGGAGTCGTTTGCCAGGCGGTGCGCAAGATTGTCGGCGAGTACGGCAACTCGCCCACCGGACAGACCTGCATCCTGGAGGTCTCCGACCAGGGACTGCGCATGGTGGATCGATCGGGCCCGAAT caaaacaaaaaggacAAGAAGCCGTGCATCGACTACTTCTACTCCCTGAAGAACGTCTCCTTCTGCGCATTTCACCCTCGCGATCACCGCTTCATTGGCTTCATCACCAAACATCCCACGGTGCAGCGGTTCGCTTGTCACGTCTTCAAGGGCTCCGAGTCCACCAGGCCGGTGGCCGAGGCAGTGGG CCGTGCTTTCCAGCGATTCTATCAGAAATTCATTGAAACCGCTTATCCCATCGAGGACATCTATATTGAGTAG
- the LOC6532316 gene encoding JNK-interacting protein 1 isoform X2, translated as MADSEFEEFHRPIFEPHTIAGFGSGAGSKKNNPHAFYSLIPNDDLEDSHSSKSDGDGSDQEDGMGLVDHEPKMRQVEDDELGDGLKVTLSSDGSLDTNDSFNSHRHHPLNHQDAIGGFLGMDTSGLGGNSAPVTIGASTDLLAPNTAATRRRRKLPEIPKNKKCGSNFGSLADEFRNGGGGGGGVPPVVRGGQQRSFLSLKCGYLMDEDSSPDSERMQSLGDVDSGHSTAHSPNDFKSMSPQITSPVSQSPFPPPFGGVPFGQLEMLEATHRGLHKFVPRHHDEIELEIGDAIYVQKEAEDLWCEGVNLRTGRQGIFPSAYAVDLDYNEFDPTVQLVKKERYLLGYLGSVETLAHKGTGVVCQAVRKIVGEYGNSPTGQTCILEVSDQGLRMVDRSGPNQNKKDKKPCIDYFYSLKNVSFCAFHPRDHRFIGFITKHPTVQRFACHVFKGSESTRPVAEAVGRAFQRFYQKFIETAYPIEDIYIE; from the exons ATGGCCGACAGCGAATTCGAGGAGTTCCACAGGCCCATATTTGAGCCACATACGATTGCTGGATTCGGTTCTGGAGCAGGCAGCAAGAAGAACAATCCCCATGCATTTTACTC TTTAATTCCCAACGATGACCTGGAGGACTCGCACTCCTCGAAGAGCGATGGCGACGGCTCCGATCAGGAGGATGGCATGGGTCTCGTGGATCACGAGCCCAAGATGCGTCAGGTGGAGGACGATGAGCTGGGCGACGGCCTGAAAGTCACTCTGTCCTCGGACGGCTCACTGGACACCAACGACTCTTTTAACTCGCACCGGCATCATCCGTTGAATCACCAGGACGCGATTGGTGGCTTCCTGGGCATGGACACCAGTGGATTGGGTGGCAACAGTGCTCCTGTGACCATTGGAGCCAGCACAGATCTGCTGGCACCCAACACAGCTGCCACACGACGTCGTCGCAAGTTGCCGGAGATACCGAAAAACAAGAAAT GTGGCTCCAACTTTGGCTCCCTGGCGGATGAGTTCCGCaacggtggtggtggaggtggaggagtaCCGCCAGTAGTTCGCGGTGGACAACAGCGCTCATTTCTGTCCCTCAAGTGCGGCTACTTGATGGACGAGGACTCCAGTCCGGATTCGGAGAGGATGCAGAGTCTGGGCGACGTGGACAGTGGTCACAGCACGGCGCATTCGCCCAACGACTTCAAGAGCATGTCGCCGCAGATCACGTCTCCCGTTTCGCAGTCCCCTTTCCCGCCGCCCTTCGGGGGCGTGCCCTTTGGCCAGCTGGAGATGCTGGAGGCCACGCACCGCGGGCTGCACAAGTTTGTGCCGCGGCACCACGACGAGATCGAGCTGGAGATCGGCGACGCCATCTATGTGCAAAAGGAGGCCGAGGACCTGTGGTGCGAGGGCGTGAATCTCCGCACCGGAAGGCAGGGCATCTTCCCCTCGGCCTACGCCGTGGACCTGGACTACAACGAGTTCGATCCCACAGTGCAGCTGGTGAAGAAGGAGCGCTACCTGCTGGGCTACCTCGGATCCGTGGAGACGCTGGCGCACAAGGGCACGGGAGTCGTTTGCCAGGCGGTGCGCAAGATTGTCGGCGAGTACGGCAACTCGCCCACCGGACAGACCTGCATCCTGGAGGTCTCCGACCAGGGACTGCGCATGGTGGATCGATCGGGCCCGAAT caaaacaaaaaggacAAGAAGCCGTGCATCGACTACTTCTACTCCCTGAAGAACGTCTCCTTCTGCGCATTTCACCCTCGCGATCACCGCTTCATTGGCTTCATCACCAAACATCCCACGGTGCAGCGGTTCGCTTGTCACGTCTTCAAGGGCTCCGAGTCCACCAGGCCGGTGGCCGAGGCAGTGGG CCGTGCTTTCCAGCGATTCTATCAGAAATTCATTGAAACCGCTTATCCCATCGAGGACATCTATATTGAGTAG
- the LOC6532317 gene encoding ester hydrolase C11orf54 homolog, with translation MSQSHLQTDQLLFEERPLHVPPLSELKRVIQGALDENFRTVDVSVGACPDLRDSQFGLVESGLGGKATLLEAGGPPYLRPLVQRDKLYNLKEITRKAQGAGKIFAVGPGAGPWPIRHSNCEGIFNFSLNEEDELTQGSYTATVRGANEDCVLERIPDGEPRAALILNLFLSEGKPGEVLRVTAKQRTGGENFVECIRKGLERHYGDQVVGLGGIFVVRKGCVHQHVMRDFSKTPIHTQEQIQNWLKFYEMPAQLNAVGTLVTKDMGLDLRLQHFHSFSFENWGGHYHYDTTPDTVEYEAYLNVAERVIRVDRPVVSDQLGRD, from the exons ATGAGCCAGAGTCACCTTCAAACGGACCAGCTGCTCTTCGAGGAGAGGCCGCTCCATGTGCCGCCCCTCTCGGAACTGAAAAGAG TTATACAGGGTGCTCTGGATGAGAACTTTCGAACCGTGGATgtcagtgtgggagcttgtCCGGACTTGAGGGACTCCCAGTTCGGCCTGGTGGAGAGTGGACTGGGTGGAAAGGCCACTCTTCTGGAAGCAGGTGGTCCGCCCTACTTGCGGCCCTTGGTGCAGCGCGATAAGCTCTACAATCTGAAGGAGATCACGCGGAAGGCCCAAGGAGCGGGAAAGATCTTTGCAGTTGGACCGGGAGCAGGTCCGTGGCCCATTCGCCACTCCAACTGCGAGGGGATCTTCAATTTCTCGCTCAACGAGGAGGATGAACTCACCCAAGGCAGCTACACGGCCACTGTGCGGGGAGCGAATGAGGATTGTGTGCTCGAAAGGATTCCCGATGGCGAACCCCGTGCTGCCCTGATCCTAAACCTCTTTCTCAGCGAGGGAAAGCCAGGTGAAGTGCTCAGAGTGACCGCGAAACAGCGAACTGGAGGGGAAAACTTTGTGGAATGCATTCGCAAGGGCCTGGAGAGGCACTACGGAGACCAGGTGGTGGGCCTGGGGGGAATCTTCGTGGTGCGGAAGGGCTGTGTCCACCAACACGTGATGCGGGACTTCAGCAAGACACCCATTCACACCCAGGAGCAGATCCAAAACTGGCTCAAGTTCTACGAAATGCCCGCCCAGCTGAACGCAGTGGGCACCCTGGTGACCAAGGACATGGGACTGGACCTCAGGCTGCAGCACTTCCACTCGTTCTCCTTCGAAAACTGGGGTGGGCACTACCACTACGACACCACCCCGGACACAGTGGAGTACGAGGCCTATCTGAACGTGGCCGAAAGAGTCATCCGGGTGGACAGACCAGTGGTGAGCGATCAGTTGGGCCGAGACTGA
- the LOC6532318 gene encoding ester hydrolase C11orf54 homolog yields MSQSQLSTEQLLFEEKPLYVPPLSELQNVIQGALSANFANVDVSVGPCPDLKAKQFGLVESGLGGKPTLLEAGGPPFLLPLVQRDKLYNIAEITRKIQGPGTVFAVGAGAGPWPIRGSNCEGIFNLSVNEKDELTNGSYTATVRGEQEECVLEKIPHTEPRCALLLNLFLSQGKPGQVLKITAKQRTGEQNFIECIRKGLENHYGDKVVGLGGIFVIKKGAAHQHVMRDFSKTPINSDEEVNEWLKFYEMPAQLNAVGTLVTKEHDLDLRLQHFHSFSFSNWGGHYHYDTTPDIVEYEAYLNVAERVVRVDKPVATHKVGRD; encoded by the exons ATGAGCCAGAGCCAGCTGAGTACGGAGCAACTGCTCTTCGAGGAGAAGCCGCTGTACGTGCCCCCATTGTCGGAGCTGCAGAACG TTATACAGGGTGCCCTGTCGGCCAACTTCGCCAATGTGGATGTCAGTGTGGGTCCTTGTCCAGATCTGAAGGCCAAGCAGTTCGGCCTGGTGGAGAGTGGCCTGGGCGGAAAGCCCACGCTGCTGGAGGCGGGAGGCCCGCCCTTCCTGCTGCCCCTGGTGCAGCGAGATAAGCTGTACAACATCGCCGAGATCACGCGGAAGATCCAGGGTCCTGGCACCGTGTTCGCCGTGGGCGCCGGAGCAGGTCCGTGGCCCATCCGAGGCTCCAACTGCGAGGGCATCTTCAACTTGTCCGTGAACGAGAAGGATGAGCTCACGAACGGCAGCTACACGGCCACCGTGAGGGGCGAGCAGGAGGAGTGCGTCCTGGAGAAGATACCCCACACGGAGCCCAGGTGCGCCCTGCTGCTCAACCTCTTCCTCAGCCAGGGTAAGCCTGGTCAGGTGCTGAAGATCACCGCCAAGCAGCGCACCGGCGAACAGAACTTCATCGAGTGCATCCGCAAGGGTCTGGAGAACCACTACGGCGACAAGGTGGTGGGTCTCGGAGGCATCTTTGTGATCAAGAAGGGCGCTGCCCACCAGCACGTGATGCGGGACTTCAGCAAGACGCCCATCAACAGCGACGAGGAGGTGAACGAGTGGCTCAAGTTCTACGAGATGCCCGCCCAGCTGAACGCCGTGGGCACGCTGGTCACCAAGGAGCACGACCTCGACCTCCGCCTGCAGCACTTCCACTCCTTCTCCTTCAGCAACTGGGGCGGCCACTACCACTACGACACCACCCCCGACATCGTGGAGTACGAGGCCTACCTGAACGTGGCCGAGCGGGTGGTGCGGGTGGACAAGCCCGTGGCCACTCACAAGGTGGGACGCGACTAG
- the LOC6532320 gene encoding lysozyme A/C, with product MKAFIVLVALACAAPAFARTMDRCSLAREMSNLGVPRDQLDKWTCIAEHESSYRTGVVGPENYNGSNDYGIFQINDYYWCAPPSGRFSYNECGLSCNALLTDDITHSVRCAQKVLSQQGWSAWSTWHYCSGWLPSIDECF from the coding sequence ATGAAGGCCTTCATCGTTTTGGTTGCCCTGGCTTGTGCCGCCCCAGCTTTCGCCCGCACCATGGACCGTTGCTCCCTGGCCCGCGAGATGTCCAACCTGGGCGTTCCCCGCGACCAGCTGGACAAGTGGACCTGCATTGCCGAGCACGAGTCCTCCTACCGCACCGGAGTGGTGGGTCCCGAGAACTACAACGGCTCCAACGACTACGGCATCTTCCAGATCAACGACTACTACTGGTGCGCTCCTCCCAGTGGTCGCTTCTCCTACAATGAGTGCGGTCTCAGCTGCAACGCCCTCCTGACCGACGACATCACCCACTCCGTGAGGTGCGCCCAGAAGGTCCTCAGCCAGCAGGGATGGTCCGCCTGGTCCACCTGGCACTACTGCAGCGGATGGTTGCCGTCCATCGATGAGTGCTTCTAA
- the LOC6532321 gene encoding lysozyme A/C, with the protein MKAFIVLVALACAAPAFARTMDRCSLAREMSNLGVPRDQLNKWACIAEHESSYRTGVVGPENYNGSNDYGIFQINDYYWCSPPSGRFSYNECGLSCNALLTDDITHSVRCAQKVLSQQGWSAWSTWHYCSGWLPSIDDCF; encoded by the coding sequence ATGAAGGCCTTCATCGTTTTGGTTGCCCTGGCTTGTGCCGCCCCAGCTTTCGCCCGCACCATGGACCGTTGCTCCCTGGCCCGCGAGATGTCCAACCTGGGCGTTCCCCGCGACCAGCTGAACAAGTGGGCCTGCATTGCCGAGCACGAGTCCTCCTACCGCACCGGAGTGGTGGGTCCCGAGAACTACAACGGCTCCAACGACTACGGCATCTTCCAGATCAACGACTACTACTGGTGCTCCCCTCCCAGCGGTCGCTTCTCCTACAACGAGTGCGGTCTTAGCTGCAACGCCCTCCTGACCGACGACATCACCCACTCCGTGAGGTGCGCCCAGAAGGTCCTCAGCCAGCAGGGATGGTCCGCCTGGTCCACCTGGCACTACTGCAGCGGATGGTTGCCATCCATCGACGATTGCTTCTAA